In the Burkholderia cenocepacia genome, one interval contains:
- a CDS encoding 2-aminoethylphosphonate aminotransferase yields the protein MLLLNPGPVTLSERVRRSLLQPDLCHRESEFFDLQDEARARLVAAYELDPAEWAAVLMTGSGTAAVESMIAALVPQDGKLLVIENGVYGERITQIATQYGIAHDVLKHEWMQAPDLAQIGAKLDAGGYSHVAVIHHETTTGRLNDLGAIAEVCRARGVKMLVDGVSSFGAEAIDFAGGVIDAVAATANKCLHGVPGAAFVIVRRSALAKAASRTYYLDLGRLAKLQDQRNTPFTPSVHAYYALVEALREFDEAGGWRARHAHYKGLADQAQAGLAARGMPLVLPEGASSVVLRAYRLPQGVTYEALHDGLKARGFVIYAGQGGLSKELFRISTMGAIQAADVERLLEGFTALTR from the coding sequence ATGCTGCTGCTGAACCCCGGCCCGGTCACGCTCTCCGAACGCGTGCGCCGCAGCCTGCTGCAACCCGATCTGTGCCATCGCGAAAGCGAATTCTTCGACCTGCAGGACGAAGCGCGCGCGCGCCTCGTCGCCGCGTACGAACTCGATCCGGCCGAATGGGCCGCCGTGCTGATGACGGGCTCGGGCACGGCTGCCGTCGAAAGCATGATCGCGGCGCTCGTGCCGCAGGACGGCAAGCTGCTCGTGATCGAGAACGGCGTGTACGGCGAGCGGATCACGCAGATCGCCACGCAGTACGGCATCGCGCATGACGTGTTGAAGCATGAATGGATGCAGGCGCCCGATCTCGCGCAGATCGGGGCGAAGCTCGATGCGGGTGGGTATTCGCACGTCGCGGTGATCCATCATGAAACGACGACGGGCCGGCTGAACGATCTCGGCGCGATTGCAGAAGTGTGCCGTGCGCGCGGCGTGAAGATGCTCGTGGACGGCGTCAGCAGCTTCGGCGCGGAAGCGATCGATTTTGCAGGCGGCGTCATCGATGCGGTTGCCGCGACCGCGAACAAGTGCCTGCACGGCGTGCCGGGCGCGGCGTTCGTGATCGTGCGCCGCAGCGCGCTCGCGAAAGCGGCGAGCCGTACGTATTACCTCGATCTCGGTCGTCTCGCGAAGCTGCAGGATCAGCGAAATACGCCGTTTACGCCGTCCGTACATGCGTATTACGCGCTCGTCGAGGCGCTGCGTGAGTTTGATGAGGCCGGCGGTTGGCGTGCGCGGCATGCGCATTACAAGGGGCTTGCCGATCAGGCTCAAGCCGGGCTTGCCGCGCGCGGGATGCCGCTGGTGCTGCCGGAAGGTGCGTCGTCGGTCGTGCTGCGTGCGTATCGGCTGCCGCAGGGTGTGACGTATGAAGCGCTGCACGACGGACTGAAGGCGCGTGGCTTCGTGATTTACGCGGGGCAAGGCGGGCTGTCGAAGGAACTGTTCCGGATCTCGACGATGGGCGCGATTCAGGCGGCTGATGTCGAGCGGTTGCTGGAAGGGTTTACGGCGCTGACGCGGTAA
- the aepY gene encoding phosphonopyruvate decarboxylase has product MIEAAQFVEAARERGFDWYAGVPCSYLTPFINYVLQDPTLHYVSAANEGDAVALIAGATLGGKRGIAMMQNSGLGNAVSPLTSLTWTFRLPQLLIVTWRGQPGVADEPQHALMGPITPAMLDTMEIPWETFPTDPEQVGPALDRAIAHMDETGRPYALVMQKGSVAPYELKANPAAKPRAHVAAQSASHAASTDAWPTRHDALQRVIAHTPVDSTVVLASTGFCGRELYALDDRPNQLYMVGSMGCVTPLALGLALARPDLHVVAVDGDGAALMRMGVFATLGTYGPANLTHVLLDNGAHESTGGQATVSQHVSFAGVAAACGYASAVEGDTLDVLDATLAATSDGAQFVRVAIRTGVPDGLPRPTVTPVEVKTRLMRHIGAAQTEAHVEGAH; this is encoded by the coding sequence ATGATCGAAGCGGCCCAGTTCGTCGAAGCCGCGCGCGAACGCGGCTTCGACTGGTACGCGGGCGTGCCCTGCTCGTACCTGACGCCGTTCATCAATTACGTGTTGCAGGACCCGACGCTGCACTATGTGTCGGCCGCGAACGAAGGCGACGCGGTCGCGCTGATCGCGGGCGCGACGCTCGGCGGCAAGCGCGGGATCGCGATGATGCAGAACTCGGGCCTCGGCAACGCGGTGAGCCCGCTCACGTCGCTCACGTGGACGTTCCGCCTGCCGCAACTGCTGATCGTCACGTGGCGCGGCCAGCCGGGCGTGGCCGACGAGCCGCAGCACGCACTGATGGGCCCGATCACGCCCGCGATGCTCGACACGATGGAGATCCCGTGGGAGACGTTCCCGACCGACCCCGAACAGGTCGGCCCGGCACTCGACCGCGCGATCGCGCACATGGACGAAACGGGCCGCCCGTACGCGCTCGTGATGCAGAAAGGCAGCGTCGCGCCGTATGAGCTGAAGGCGAACCCGGCCGCGAAGCCGCGTGCGCACGTCGCCGCGCAATCGGCGTCGCACGCCGCATCGACCGACGCGTGGCCGACCCGTCACGACGCGCTGCAGCGCGTGATCGCGCATACGCCGGTCGATTCGACCGTCGTGCTCGCGTCGACCGGTTTCTGCGGTCGCGAGCTCTACGCACTCGACGATCGCCCGAACCAGCTGTACATGGTCGGCTCGATGGGCTGCGTGACGCCGCTCGCGCTCGGCCTCGCGCTCGCGCGCCCCGACCTGCACGTGGTGGCCGTCGACGGCGACGGCGCCGCGCTGATGCGCATGGGCGTGTTCGCGACGCTCGGCACCTACGGCCCGGCCAATCTCACGCACGTGCTGCTCGACAACGGCGCGCACGAATCGACGGGCGGCCAGGCGACGGTGTCGCAGCACGTGTCGTTCGCGGGTGTCGCGGCCGCGTGCGGCTACGCGTCGGCGGTCGAAGGCGATACGCTCGACGTGCTCGATGCGACGCTCGCCGCAACGAGTGACGGTGCGCAATTCGTTCGCGTGGCGATCCGCACGGGCGTACCCGACGGCCTGCCCCGCCCGACCGTCACGCCGGTCGAGGTCAAGACCCGTCTGATGCGGCACATCGGCGCCGCGCAGACCGAAGCCCACGTTGAAGGAGCCCATTGA
- the aepX gene encoding phosphoenolpyruvate mutase, with the protein MNAREPNFTESRSARLRRMLVSSDLEFLMEAHNGLSARIVREAGFKGIWASGLAISAQFGVRDNNEASWTQVVDVLEFMADASDLPILLDGDTGYGNFNNVRRLVKKLEQRGIAGVCIEDKQFPKTNSFIGGERQPLAEIDEFCGKIKAGKDSQTDPDFSIVARVEALIAGWGMDEALRRANAYAEAGADAILIHSKLSRPDEILQFAREWSGKAPLVIVPTKYYSTPTDVFRQAGISTVIWANHLIRASASAMQATAREIHESETLINVEDRVASVNEIFRLQDADEYSAAERIYLSSSSRASNAAIVLAASRGKGLEAVTEDKPKVMLPVAGKPLLRWLVDGFKTHGVNDITVVGGYRADAIDTSGIKLVVNERHAETGELASLACAAERLTGDTVISYGDLLFRSYIVRDLAESEAEFSVVVDSSLTETNQSVRDFALCSAADDRGLFGQKTYLQRVSSDVATGTPHGRWIGLLNVRGAGVDRLKAMLATLQARPDFDTLDIPSLLNELIAAGEKIEVQYVHGHWRGVNDLEDFRRAGDFAHGQTPLSEPGTGNGGAQ; encoded by the coding sequence ATGAACGCACGCGAACCCAACTTCACCGAATCACGCAGCGCGCGCCTACGCCGCATGCTCGTCAGCAGCGATCTCGAATTCCTGATGGAAGCGCACAACGGCCTGTCCGCGCGGATCGTCCGCGAGGCCGGCTTCAAGGGCATCTGGGCCTCGGGCCTCGCGATCTCCGCGCAGTTCGGCGTGCGCGACAACAACGAAGCGAGCTGGACCCAGGTCGTCGACGTGCTCGAATTCATGGCCGACGCGAGCGACCTGCCGATCCTGCTCGACGGCGACACCGGCTACGGCAACTTCAACAACGTGCGCCGCCTCGTGAAGAAGCTCGAACAGCGCGGCATCGCGGGCGTGTGCATCGAGGACAAGCAGTTCCCGAAGACGAACAGCTTCATCGGCGGCGAGCGCCAGCCGCTCGCGGAAATCGACGAGTTCTGCGGCAAGATCAAGGCCGGCAAGGATTCGCAGACCGATCCCGACTTCTCGATCGTCGCGCGCGTCGAGGCGCTGATCGCAGGCTGGGGGATGGACGAGGCGCTGCGCCGCGCGAACGCGTATGCGGAAGCGGGCGCCGACGCGATCCTGATTCACAGCAAGCTGTCGCGCCCCGACGAGATCCTGCAGTTCGCACGTGAATGGAGCGGCAAGGCACCGCTCGTGATCGTGCCGACCAAGTACTACAGCACGCCGACCGACGTGTTCCGCCAGGCCGGCATCAGCACCGTGATCTGGGCGAACCACCTGATCCGCGCGTCGGCATCCGCGATGCAGGCGACCGCGCGCGAGATCCACGAGAGCGAAACGCTGATCAACGTCGAGGACCGCGTGGCATCGGTCAACGAGATCTTCCGCCTGCAGGACGCCGACGAGTACTCGGCCGCCGAGCGGATCTACCTGTCGTCGTCGTCGCGCGCGTCGAATGCCGCGATCGTGCTCGCCGCGAGCCGCGGCAAGGGCCTCGAAGCCGTGACCGAAGACAAGCCGAAGGTCATGCTGCCGGTCGCCGGCAAGCCGCTGCTGCGCTGGCTCGTCGACGGCTTCAAGACGCACGGCGTGAACGACATCACCGTGGTCGGCGGCTATCGCGCCGACGCGATCGACACGTCGGGCATCAAGCTCGTCGTCAACGAACGCCACGCGGAAACGGGCGAGCTCGCGTCGCTCGCCTGCGCGGCCGAACGCCTGACCGGCGACACCGTGATCTCGTACGGCGACCTGCTGTTCCGCAGCTACATCGTGCGCGACCTCGCGGAGAGCGAGGCCGAGTTCAGCGTGGTGGTCGATTCGTCGCTCACCGAGACCAACCAGAGCGTGCGCGACTTCGCCCTCTGCTCGGCGGCCGACGATCGCGGCCTGTTCGGCCAGAAGACCTACCTGCAACGCGTGTCGAGCGACGTCGCCACGGGCACGCCGCACGGCCGCTGGATCGGCCTGCTGAACGTGCGCGGCGCGGGCGTCGATCGCCTGAAGGCGATGCTCGCGACGCTGCAGGCGCGTCCTGATTTCGACACGCTCGACATTCCGTCGCTGCTGAACGAACTGATCGCCGCCGGCGAGAAGATCGAGGTGCAGTACGTGCACGGCCACTGGCGCGGCGTCAACGATCTGGAAGACTTCCGCCGCGCGGGCGACTTCGCGCACGGCCAGACGCCGCTGTCGGAACCGGGCACCGGCAACGGGGGCGCGCAATGA
- a CDS encoding NTP transferase domain-containing protein — MRAIILAAGLGLRLQQPPEAQFPKCLLRFDDVSLLERHLRVLDAAGVDEIVLGLGFQHEKVEQELKRLGRTAEIVINDRYDLGSVLTVHTVADAMTRGGDVLLMDADVLYDENILHALVADADKSVDRLLIDRDFEAGDEPVKLCLKNGVPVELRKQLAIDLDYDTIGESVGFFRFTEGTARRLATLVAGYVDSGRANMPHEEAVRDLLLEGGHSFDVADVTGLPWIEIDFPNDVARATQDILPLIQRTTAGAAR, encoded by the coding sequence ATGCGAGCCATCATTCTTGCGGCAGGCCTCGGCTTGCGCCTGCAACAACCGCCCGAGGCGCAGTTCCCGAAGTGCCTGCTGCGCTTCGACGACGTGTCGCTGCTCGAGCGCCATCTGCGCGTGCTCGACGCCGCGGGCGTCGATGAAATCGTGCTCGGGCTCGGCTTCCAGCACGAGAAGGTCGAGCAGGAACTGAAGCGCCTCGGCCGCACCGCCGAGATCGTGATCAACGACCGCTACGACCTCGGCAGCGTGCTGACCGTGCATACCGTCGCCGATGCGATGACACGCGGCGGCGACGTGCTGCTGATGGACGCGGACGTGCTGTACGACGAGAACATCCTGCACGCGCTGGTGGCCGACGCCGACAAGTCGGTCGACCGCCTGCTGATCGACCGCGACTTCGAGGCCGGCGACGAACCCGTCAAGCTGTGCCTGAAGAACGGCGTGCCGGTCGAGCTGCGCAAGCAGCTCGCGATCGACCTCGACTACGACACGATCGGCGAATCGGTCGGCTTCTTCCGCTTCACCGAAGGCACCGCGCGCCGCCTCGCGACCCTCGTCGCGGGCTACGTCGACAGCGGCCGCGCGAACATGCCGCACGAGGAAGCCGTGCGCGACCTGCTGCTCGAAGGCGGCCATTCGTTCGACGTCGCCGACGTCACCGGCTTGCCGTGGATCGAGATCGATTTCCCGAACGACGTCGCACGCGCGACGCAAGACATTCTTCCCCTGATTCAACGCACCACCGCCGGAGCCGCACGATGA
- a CDS encoding TIGR00374 family protein, whose amino-acid sequence MTRAGLILLSLGTALFIALLAWQGVGAVASTFLAAGWGLALVAAFHVVPLAIDAVAISVMFRRGQPGAELGNALRARWVGESVNSLLPAGQIGGPVLMVRHLAQRGTRMADAAAAVTVSTTMQALSQMAFALIGIAAFSLYATHESVAYLRTPALIATGVLGALAVAFYAAQRRGLFGRGLRLASKLLGPRDWSSLATRADAIDDAVGALYRDRAKVAKTFALSLAGWIVGTAEVWLALHFLGHPVSWLDALLLESVGQAIRGAAFAIPGSLGAQEGGYLLLAPLVGLPPDAALALSLAKRARELALGLPGLLYLHFSERNWQRRRAPQPLAD is encoded by the coding sequence ATGACACGCGCGGGCCTCATCCTGCTGTCCCTCGGGACCGCACTCTTCATCGCACTGCTGGCCTGGCAGGGCGTCGGCGCGGTCGCATCCACGTTCCTCGCGGCCGGCTGGGGCCTCGCGCTCGTCGCGGCGTTCCACGTCGTGCCGCTCGCGATCGATGCGGTCGCGATCTCCGTGATGTTCCGCCGCGGGCAGCCGGGCGCCGAACTCGGCAACGCGCTGCGCGCCCGCTGGGTCGGCGAATCGGTGAACAGCCTGCTGCCCGCCGGGCAGATCGGCGGCCCGGTGCTGATGGTACGCCACCTCGCGCAGCGCGGCACGCGGATGGCCGACGCGGCCGCCGCCGTGACCGTCAGCACGACGATGCAGGCGCTCTCGCAGATGGCATTCGCGCTGATCGGCATCGCCGCGTTCAGCCTGTATGCGACGCACGAATCGGTCGCGTATCTGCGCACGCCCGCGCTGATCGCCACCGGCGTGCTCGGCGCGCTCGCCGTCGCGTTCTACGCGGCGCAGCGGCGCGGGCTGTTCGGCCGCGGCCTGCGCCTCGCGTCGAAGCTGCTCGGCCCGCGCGACTGGTCGTCGCTGGCCACGCGCGCCGATGCGATCGACGACGCGGTCGGCGCGCTGTACCGCGATCGCGCGAAGGTCGCGAAGACCTTCGCGTTGAGTCTCGCCGGCTGGATCGTCGGCACCGCGGAAGTGTGGCTCGCGCTGCACTTCCTCGGGCATCCGGTGAGCTGGCTCGACGCGCTGCTGCTCGAAAGCGTCGGCCAGGCGATTCGCGGCGCGGCCTTCGCGATCCCGGGCTCGCTCGGTGCGCAGGAAGGCGGCTACCTGCTGCTCGCGCCGCTGGTCGGCTTGCCGCCCGACGCGGCGCTCGCGCTGTCGCTCGCGAAGCGCGCGCGCGAACTCGCGCTCGGCCTGCCCGGCCTGCTCTATCTGCATTTCAGTGAAAGAAACTGGCAGCGGCGCCGTGCGCCGCAGCCGCTCGCCGACTGA
- a CDS encoding 2OG-Fe(II) oxygenase has product MTPSTRDDSVLSPARPAPVRAAAADPDRTVADCVGQLDLDRLRGDYTRQGSFLYLDAFLPADAHAKLANAARAMQAGLNRNYLPGHKQGGSVSRHTIDEQAPYIAELYRSKALISFLEKITGDKLMLSPADDPHAYALYYYTKPGDHIGWHYDTSYYDGRRYTLLIGVIDESSCRLDYELHTRNPDVADEPGSVQIADGGIVLFDGDKLRHRITPLGQNEMRVSLTFEYVTNPGMRPWKRFISNMKDAIAYFGFRQVFKQLATRRTSGS; this is encoded by the coding sequence ATGACTCCTAGCACGCGCGACGATTCCGTGCTGAGCCCGGCACGCCCCGCGCCCGTGCGCGCGGCCGCGGCTGATCCCGATCGCACCGTGGCCGACTGCGTCGGCCAGCTCGACCTCGACCGCCTGCGCGGCGACTACACGCGCCAGGGCTCGTTCCTCTATCTCGACGCCTTCCTGCCGGCCGACGCGCACGCGAAGCTGGCGAACGCTGCCCGCGCGATGCAGGCCGGCCTGAACCGCAATTACCTGCCCGGCCACAAGCAGGGCGGCAGCGTCAGCCGCCATACGATCGACGAGCAGGCACCCTACATCGCCGAGCTGTATCGCTCGAAGGCACTCATCTCCTTCCTCGAGAAGATCACCGGCGACAAGCTGATGCTGTCGCCGGCCGACGATCCGCACGCGTACGCGCTGTATTACTACACGAAGCCCGGCGACCACATCGGCTGGCACTACGACACGTCGTACTACGACGGCCGGCGCTACACGCTGCTGATCGGCGTGATCGACGAATCGTCGTGCCGGCTCGACTACGAGCTGCATACGCGCAACCCGGACGTCGCCGACGAACCGGGCTCCGTGCAGATCGCCGACGGCGGCATCGTGCTGTTCGACGGCGACAAGCTGCGCCACCGCATCACGCCGCTCGGCCAGAACGAGATGCGCGTATCGCTCACGTTCGAATACGTGACGAACCCCGGCATGCGGCCGTGGAAGCGCTTCATCTCGAACATGAAGGACGCGATCGCGTATTTCGGTTTCCGCCAGGTGTTCAAGCAACTGGCGACGCGACGCACGAGCGGGTCATGA
- a CDS encoding CDP-alcohol phosphatidyltransferase family protein, whose product MDQRKTATRPEPPPPRTWDARLARSLVRPLVDTPVTPNHLTTLRLLIGLAGAWCLAHGGFGWSNAGAFLIVLSNFVDHTDGELARISGKSSKIGHFYDLAADALVTVALFVSMGVGIVAQGGQMAASPVLLGAVAGAAVALIFFLRMRIESIAGKAGTKQAFAGGFETEDVLYLLPIVTLVDGVEPFLLAASIGAPLFAAWVVIDWWRIVRRGNLPQNPAAQNPTEIQASK is encoded by the coding sequence ATGGACCAAAGAAAAACCGCCACACGACCCGAGCCGCCCCCGCCACGCACCTGGGATGCGCGGCTCGCGCGCTCGCTTGTCCGACCGCTCGTCGACACGCCGGTCACCCCGAATCACCTCACTACCCTTCGTCTGCTGATCGGCCTCGCCGGCGCCTGGTGCCTCGCGCACGGCGGCTTCGGCTGGAGCAATGCCGGCGCGTTCCTGATCGTGCTGTCGAACTTCGTCGACCACACCGATGGCGAGCTCGCGCGCATCAGCGGCAAGTCCAGCAAGATCGGTCATTTTTACGACCTCGCGGCGGATGCGCTCGTCACGGTCGCGCTGTTCGTCAGCATGGGCGTCGGCATCGTCGCGCAGGGCGGCCAGATGGCCGCGTCGCCGGTGCTGCTCGGCGCGGTGGCCGGCGCGGCCGTCGCCCTGATTTTCTTCCTTCGCATGCGGATCGAGTCGATCGCCGGCAAGGCCGGCACCAAGCAGGCGTTCGCCGGCGGCTTCGAGACCGAAGACGTGCTGTACCTGCTGCCGATCGTGACGCTCGTGGACGGCGTCGAGCCGTTCCTGCTCGCGGCGTCGATCGGCGCCCCGCTGTTCGCCGCCTGGGTCGTGATCGACTGGTGGCGCATCGTGCGGCGCGGCAACCTTCCGCAGAACCCGGCCGCGCAGAACCCAACCGAAATCCAGGCTTCCAAATGA
- a CDS encoding acetyl-CoA hydrolase/transferase family protein, whose translation MSSSRILAPALRSLVRTADEAAALIRPGMTVAMSGFTGSGYPKAVPTALAAHIDAAHARGEDFRINVLTGASTAPELDGALARTNGISMRLPYQSDPTLRDKINGGEVDYQDVHLSHVAQYAWFGLYGDLDVAIVEVAGIREDGLLIPSASIGNNKTWLERAKHVILEVNARQPLGLDGMHDIYYGTALPPHRKPIPLTKSDDRIGEPYLRCPADKIVAIVETDAPDRSNAFSAPDATSKQIALQLIDFLRHEVKRGRLPENLLPLQSGVGNITNAVLAELSSAGFSNLTAYTEVIQDGMLDLLDDGTLSFASATALSLSPAAVQRFADEIATFREKIVLRPQEISNHPELVRRLGCIAMNGMIEADIYGNVNSTHVMGTKIQNGIGGSGDFARNGYLSCFMSASTAKGGAISRIVPMASHVDHTEHDVAVVVTEQGLADLRGLSPKQRARKIIATCAHPDYRPMLEDYFERASRDSFGKHTPHLLAEALSWHERYVRTGTMKA comes from the coding sequence ATGTCTTCTTCACGCATCCTCGCTCCCGCCCTGCGTTCGCTCGTCCGCACCGCCGACGAAGCCGCCGCGCTGATCCGCCCCGGCATGACCGTCGCCATGAGCGGCTTCACCGGGTCGGGCTATCCGAAGGCCGTGCCGACCGCGCTGGCCGCCCACATCGACGCGGCGCACGCGCGCGGCGAGGACTTCCGGATCAACGTGCTGACGGGCGCGTCGACCGCACCGGAACTCGACGGCGCGCTCGCCCGCACCAACGGCATCTCGATGCGGCTGCCGTACCAGTCCGACCCGACGTTGCGCGACAAGATCAACGGCGGCGAAGTCGATTACCAGGACGTCCACCTGAGCCACGTCGCGCAATACGCGTGGTTCGGGCTGTACGGCGATCTCGACGTCGCGATCGTCGAGGTCGCGGGCATCCGCGAGGACGGGCTGCTGATCCCGTCCGCGTCGATCGGCAACAACAAGACCTGGCTGGAGCGCGCGAAGCACGTGATCCTCGAAGTGAATGCGCGGCAGCCGCTCGGCCTCGACGGGATGCACGACATCTATTACGGCACCGCGCTGCCGCCGCACCGCAAGCCGATTCCGCTGACGAAGAGCGACGACCGGATCGGCGAGCCGTACCTGCGCTGCCCGGCCGACAAGATCGTCGCGATCGTCGAGACCGACGCGCCCGATCGCAGCAATGCGTTCAGCGCGCCGGATGCGACGTCCAAGCAGATCGCGCTGCAGCTGATCGACTTCCTGCGCCACGAAGTAAAGCGCGGCCGCCTGCCGGAAAACCTGCTGCCGCTGCAGTCGGGCGTCGGCAACATCACGAACGCGGTGCTCGCGGAGCTCAGCTCGGCCGGCTTCTCGAACCTGACGGCCTACACCGAGGTGATCCAGGACGGCATGCTCGACTTGCTCGACGACGGCACGCTGAGCTTCGCGTCGGCCACCGCGCTGTCGCTGAGCCCGGCCGCCGTGCAGCGTTTCGCCGACGAAATCGCGACGTTCCGCGAGAAGATCGTGCTGCGCCCGCAGGAGATCAGCAACCATCCGGAGCTCGTGCGCCGGCTCGGCTGCATCGCGATGAACGGGATGATCGAAGCCGACATCTACGGCAACGTGAACTCGACCCACGTGATGGGCACGAAGATCCAGAACGGCATCGGCGGCTCGGGCGACTTCGCGCGCAACGGCTACCTGTCGTGCTTCATGTCGGCGAGCACCGCGAAGGGCGGGGCGATCTCGCGGATCGTGCCGATGGCGAGCCACGTCGACCATACCGAGCACGATGTCGCGGTGGTCGTCACCGAGCAGGGGCTGGCCGACCTGCGGGGCCTGTCGCCGAAGCAGCGCGCGCGCAAGATCATCGCGACCTGCGCGCACCCGGACTACCGCCCGATGCTCGAGGACTACTTCGAGCGGGCGTCGCGCGACAGCTTCGGCAAGCACACGCCGCACCTGCTCGCCGAGGCGCTGTCGTGGCACGAGCGCTACGTGCGCACCGGGACGATGAAGGCCTGA
- a CDS encoding DHA2 family efflux MFS transporter permease subunit: MNPAADAADTPASPALNRPMLTLSIMLATLIQTLDSTIANVALPHMQGTLSASQDEITWVLTSYIVAAAIATPLTGWLSDRLSVKRLLIVSIAGFTVASALCGLSETLVQIVGARLLQGVFGAALVPLSQSILLDINPREKQGQAMAIWGMGVMVGPILGPTLGGWLTDSYNWRWVFFINVPIGAFALAGVMTFLPARAPRPHVKFDAFGFATLALAIGAFQAMLDRGEQLDWFGSYEIRIEALVAALSFAFFLAHTATVGKASFFKSELLRDPNFATGTLFIFVVGAVLYATRALLPPMLQNLMGYPVATTGLVTAPSGAGTMIAMLFVGRLLKYVDARMLLLAGLAISALALWQMMQYTIVLSEADIVWPGVIQGFGLGLVFVPLSALSFSTLPPELRADGTATYSLMRNIGSSIGISIVQTLMTRNTQVAHADLATHITPFDPAVQALAGSRVDLALLDRTINQQAAMIAYLNDFKLMFVATLLMIPLLLLIRPPQKTASVDVAHAALD, encoded by the coding sequence TTGAACCCCGCCGCCGACGCCGCCGATACTCCCGCCTCGCCCGCCCTGAACCGGCCGATGCTGACCCTGTCGATCATGCTCGCGACGCTGATCCAGACCCTCGACAGCACGATCGCGAACGTCGCGCTGCCGCACATGCAGGGCACGCTGTCCGCGTCGCAGGACGAAATCACGTGGGTGCTGACCTCCTACATCGTCGCCGCGGCGATCGCGACGCCGCTCACCGGCTGGCTGTCCGACCGGCTCAGCGTGAAGCGGCTGCTGATCGTGTCGATCGCGGGCTTCACGGTCGCGTCGGCGCTGTGCGGGCTGTCCGAGACGCTCGTGCAGATCGTCGGCGCGCGGCTGCTGCAGGGCGTGTTCGGCGCCGCGCTGGTGCCGCTGTCGCAATCGATCCTGCTCGACATCAATCCTCGCGAGAAACAGGGCCAGGCAATGGCGATCTGGGGAATGGGCGTGATGGTCGGCCCCATTCTCGGCCCGACGCTCGGCGGCTGGCTCACCGACAGCTACAACTGGCGCTGGGTGTTCTTCATCAACGTGCCGATCGGCGCGTTCGCGCTCGCCGGCGTGATGACCTTCCTGCCGGCACGCGCGCCGCGTCCGCACGTGAAATTCGACGCGTTCGGCTTCGCGACGCTCGCGCTCGCGATCGGCGCGTTCCAGGCGATGCTCGATCGCGGCGAGCAGCTCGACTGGTTCGGTTCGTACGAGATCCGCATCGAGGCGCTCGTCGCGGCCCTGAGCTTCGCGTTCTTCCTCGCACACACGGCGACCGTCGGCAAGGCGTCGTTCTTCAAGTCGGAATTGCTGCGCGATCCGAATTTCGCGACGGGCACGCTGTTCATCTTCGTGGTCGGCGCGGTGCTGTATGCCACTCGCGCGCTGCTGCCGCCGATGCTGCAGAACCTGATGGGCTACCCGGTCGCGACGACGGGCCTCGTCACCGCGCCGAGCGGCGCCGGCACGATGATCGCGATGCTGTTCGTCGGGAGGCTGCTGAAATACGTGGATGCGCGGATGCTGCTGCTCGCCGGGCTGGCGATTTCCGCGCTCGCGCTGTGGCAGATGATGCAGTACACGATCGTGCTGTCCGAAGCGGACATCGTATGGCCCGGCGTGATCCAGGGCTTCGGCCTCGGGCTCGTGTTCGTGCCGCTGAGCGCGCTGTCGTTCTCGACGCTGCCGCCCGAGCTGCGCGCGGACGGCACGGCCACCTACAGCCTGATGCGCAACATCGGCAGCAGTATCGGCATCTCGATCGTGCAGACGCTGATGACGCGCAACACGCAGGTCGCGCATGCCGACCTCGCGACCCACATCACGCCGTTCGACCCGGCCGTGCAGGCGCTGGCCGGCAGCCGTGTCGACCTCGCGCTGCTCGACCGCACGATCAACCAGCAGGCCGCGATGATCGCGTACCTGAACGATTTCAAGCTGATGTTCGTCGCGACGCTGCTGATGATCCCGCTGTTGCTGCTGATCCGCCCGCCGCAGAAGACGGCGAGCGTCGACGTCGCGCATGCGGCGCTGGATTGA
- a CDS encoding MarR family winged helix-turn-helix transcriptional regulator, which yields MDKTYENRIGYLIADVARLNGRLFDRRAKRIGLTRAQSRVLAYLTWKGEMNQARLAEWLEITPISLTRLLDRMESYGWIERIANDDDRRAFVIRLTDKSREIFPQMLEVGDTVADDGLRGFTPDERDTLVRLLGRVRRNLIDCGGE from the coding sequence ATGGACAAGACCTACGAGAACCGGATCGGTTACCTGATCGCCGACGTGGCCCGCCTCAATGGACGCCTGTTCGACCGGCGCGCGAAGCGCATCGGGCTGACGCGGGCGCAAAGCCGCGTGCTCGCGTACCTGACGTGGAAGGGCGAGATGAACCAGGCGCGGCTCGCCGAATGGCTCGAGATCACGCCGATCTCGCTCACGCGGCTGCTCGACCGGATGGAAAGCTATGGCTGGATTGAACGCATCGCGAACGACGACGATCGCCGCGCGTTCGTAATCCGGCTGACCGACAAGTCGCGCGAGATCTTTCCGCAGATGCTGGAGGTGGGCGATACCGTCGCCGACGACGGGCTGCGCGGCTTCACGCCCGACGAGCGCGATACGCTGGTGCGGCTGCTCGGGCGAGTGCGCCGCAACCTGATCGACTGTGGCGGCGAGTGA